In Desulfosporosinus sp. Sb-LF, the DNA window TAATACAGAACCTCCAAATACACCCAGATACCCTGCCGACATGATAAAGCCAAAAACTCTGCCGGTTAGAGCATCCGGTGTAATTTTCTTAACAAGGGTATTAACAGAAGGGTTCAACCCAGCTATCGCTAATCCCAATAAAAAGCGCAGCCCTATCAATTGCCATGGATTCTTCACAAAGGCTTGTGGTATATAAATGATTCCGGCAACAATGAGTGCAATTAAAATAACTTTATGCGCACCTATTTTATCAGAAAGTCTGCCAAGCCTTGGAGCTGAAATTATGCTTGCCAGCCCAGAAGCTGAGAACGCTAATCCGGCCAACAGTGCGACATGAGCAGTACCTTTGGTTAATTGGGTGACGTAAACAGTTACAATGGGTTCTATAGAATACAACCCTAGAGTTAAAATAAAAAAGGTTGCAAGCAGAATAATAGTCAAACTCTTTTCAGGAACATCTTCCCATATCTTCTTGATACTATTTACCTTTTTATCCTGACGGACAAAAGATTCTTTTACAAATAAAGCGGTCAAAATAAATGCAATCAGCAGCAATGCCCCTGTTATGAAAAATACAGGTTGAAAACCAAGGTTCTCTTCGATAAAACCGCCAATAATAGGACCTAGCAAAGAACCAGCAATACTTCCTGTTGAAAGTGTGCCTAAAGCATACCCGGCGTGTTCCTTGCCAGTCTGAGTTGCAATCAATGCAGTACAAGCAGTGCTAAAACCTGTGATAACACCCTCCAATAATCTTAACCCGATCAGTACATATACATTCGGCGCAAACCCCATGCAACCTATAACCAATGCCATACCAAGGCTTGCCCGCAAAATCATTGGCTTTCGCCCAACTTTGTCGGCAAAATGACCCCAAATTGGTGAGAAAATAGCTGAAATTAAATAGGTAACACCAAAAGCAATGCCGGAAAGTTGGGCAATGGAAGATGGACTATGAACCCCCAAATGCTGAATATAAAGCGGCAATACAGGGGCTATCTGACTCATTCCGATAGCTGCTACAAACATTCCGAACCAACAAACGAATAGATTTCTTTTCCAAATTGGCATGGATATAACTCTCCTCATGT includes these proteins:
- a CDS encoding multidrug efflux MFS transporter, encoding MPIWKRNLFVCWFGMFVAAIGMSQIAPVLPLYIQHLGVHSPSSIAQLSGIAFGVTYLISAIFSPIWGHFADKVGRKPMILRASLGMALVIGCMGFAPNVYVLIGLRLLEGVITGFSTACTALIATQTGKEHAGYALGTLSTGSIAGSLLGPIIGGFIEENLGFQPVFFITGALLLIAFILTALFVKESFVRQDKKVNSIKKIWEDVPEKSLTIILLATFFILTLGLYSIEPIVTVYVTQLTKGTAHVALLAGLAFSASGLASIISAPRLGRLSDKIGAHKVILIALIVAGIIYIPQAFVKNPWQLIGLRFLLGLAIAGLNPSVNTLVKKITPDALTGRVFGFIMSAGYLGVFGGSVLGGQVAAYLGIKFVFFIT